CAGGGCGTGTGCTATGTGCTCGACGAGCCCACCATCGGCCTGCACGCGCGCGATAACCACATCTTGCTCAACGCCCTGCACAAGCTGGGTGACAAAGGCAACACCCTGGTCGTCGTCGAGCACGACGAGGACACCATCCGCCGTGCCGACCACATCATCGACATCGGCCCCAGCGCCGGCCAGCGCGGCGGGCGGCTGGTGGCGCAGGGCAGCGTGGCCGACCTGCAGGCCGCAGCCGATTCGCAAACCGGCCGCTACCTGCTGCACGCCATGCGCCATCCGCTGCAGGCGCGGCGGGCGGTGGGCCCCCTCTCCCCCACCCTCTCCCGCGAGGGGAGAGGGAGCGAAACCGCCGTCGCCCTGCCTCCTGCCCCCCTCCCCCCCGGCGGGGGAGGGGCTGGGGGAGAGGGGGCTTGCGCCACGGGCGCCATGCCTGCGCCCCCCCTCTACCCAGCCCTCTCCCGCGAGGGGAGAGGGAGCGAAACCGCCGTCGCCCTGCCTCTTACCCCCCTCCCCTCCGGCGGGGGAGGGGCTGGGGGAGAGGGGGCTTGCGCCACGGGCGCCATGCCTGCGCCCCCCCTCTCCCCAGCCCTCTCCCGCGAGGGGAGAGGGGGCGAAGCCACCGCCGTCGCCCTGCCTCTTACCCCCCTCCCCCCCGGCGGGGGAGGGGCTGGGGGAGAGGGGGCGGCCCCCCTCGCCTGGCTCACCGTCCACGGTGCACAGCTGCACAACCTGCAACACGTCACCGCCCGCGTGCCGCTGTCGCGCCTGGTGGCCGTCACCGGCGTGTCCGGCTCGGGCAAATCCACGCTGGCGCGTGATGTGCTGCTCGCCAACGTCGCGGCCTGGGTGGCCCAGCGCCAGACCCAGGCCGGGCGCGCGGCGATGGACGCGGGCCACGCTCCGGCGCTGGTCGGCTGCACGGGCCTGTCCGGCTTTGAGACGCTGGACCGCGTGCTCGAAGTCGATCAAACGCCGATCGGCAAAACCCCACGCTCCTGCCCCGCCACCTACATCGGTTTCTGGGACACCATCCGCAAGCTCTACGCCGAAACGCTGGAAGCCAAGGCACGCGGCTACGCGCCGGGGCGCTTCTCCTTCAACACCGGCGCCGGTCGCTGCCCCGGCTGCGAGGGCCAAGGGATGCGCACCGTGGCCATGAGCTTTCTGCCCGACGTGAAAGTGCCTTGTGAGGTCTGCCACGGCGCGCGCTTCAACCCCGAGACGCTGGCCGTCACCTGGCGCGGCAAAAACATCGGCCAGGTGCTGCAAATGCCGGTGGATGAAGCGGTGGAATTCTTCGCCTCCATGCCCAGCATCGCCCACCCGCTGCAGCTCTTGCAGGATGTGGGCCTGGGGTATCTGACGCTCGGCCAGCCCAGCCCCACGCTCAGCGGCGGCGAGGCCCAGCGCATCAAGCTGGTGACGGAACTGACCAAGGTGCGCGACGACGTCGGGCGACGTGGGCAAAAAGCGCCGCACACGCTGTACGTGCTCGACGAGCCCACCGTGGGCCTGCACATGGCCGACGTGCACAAGCTGATCGCCGTGCTGCACCGCCTGGTCGATGGCGGCCACAGCGTGGTCGTCATCGAACACGACCTGGACGTGATCGCCGAGGCCGACTGGGTGCTTGACCTGGGGCCGGAAGGCGGCAGCGGCGGCGGGCGGATTGTGGCGGCGGGCACGCCGGAAGACCTGGTGCGGGCGGGCACGCACACCGGGGTGGCGCTGGCGCCGGTGCTGGCGCGGTAGTGATGGTTGGTGGGTTACTGCAAACAACGAAGAAAATCGGCGGTCTGACCCCTATTTCTTTGGGTTGGCGTTGTTGGAAAAAGAAAAAAAACCATAGCTGCTTGCGCTTGGTGGGTAAGGGTTAGAGGCCGATTTGATGGCAAAGATCAGCCGTTTTTGTCATCCTTGACGCCGCGTAACCAACCTGCGGCACCGTTGCGCGGCCTTTGCGGTAGGTAAAGGCCATTTTTCATGGTGTTTTTGGGCTCAACCCCTTACCCACCAAGCGCAAGCAGCTATTGTTTTTGAATGTTTTGTTCACCCCCCTCTGCTGCGGGTAAGCTGCTGTGCTTCCTACGCCAAGCCAAGCCAAGCCAAGCCAAGCCAAGCCAAGCCAAGCCAAGCCAAGTCAAGCCAAGCACACAGCCCATGAACATCCAACAACTCGAAAACGAACTGTGGGACGCCGCCGACCAGTTGCGCGCCAATTCCAAACTCACCGCCGCCGAATACTCCATGCCCGTGCTGGGGCTGATTTTTCTGCGCCATGCCGACAACCGCTTCAAAGCCTACCTGCCGCAAATCCAGGCCGGCATCCCCGCGCAAGTACCCGCCGCGCAGCGCGAAAACCTCATCCGTCTGGGCTTTACCGGCAAAGCCGCCATCTACCTGCCCGAAGCCGCCCGCTTTGACCGCATCGCCAGCCTGCCCCAGGGCGCGCAGGTGGGCGAAGTCATAGACACCGCCATGGACGCCATCGAGGCGCAATACCCCGTTTTAGCGGGCGCCCTGCCGCGCGGCTACGCAGCGTTTGAACCCGACCTGCTGGCCGAGCTGGTGAAAATTTTTGACCGCCCCGCCATCCAGGCCGCCACGGGCGATGTGTTTGGGCGCATTTACGAATACTTCCTGAACAAATTCGCCATGAGCGGCGCACAGGAAGGCGGCGAGTTTTTCACCCCGCCCTCGCTGGTGCGCATGATCGTCAACGTCATAGAACCCAGCCACGGCACCGTGCTCGACCCCGCCTGCGGCTCAGCCGGGATGTTTGTGCAAACCGGCCACTTCATCGAAGACGTGCGAAACAAAGTGGCCAACGACGCCGTCATCTTCCACGGCCAGGAAAAAAGCGACACCAACACCAAACTCGCCCGCATGAACCTGGTGGTGCACGGCCTGGATGCCAGCAACATCCACCAGGGCAACACCTTTTACGACCAGGTCGAAAAACTGATTGGCCAGTGCGACTTCGTCATGGCCAACCCGCCGTTCAACGTGGATGGCGTCGATACCAAAAAGGTTGAAAGCCAAGTCGATACGGTAGAAAACGGTGGCCGCCTGCCCTTTGGCCTGCCCGGGCTCAACGCCAAAACCGGCGCCATCAGCAACGCCAACAGCCTGTGGATACAGTACTTTTACGCCTACCTCAACGCCACGGGGCGGGCGGGCTTCGTCATGGCCTCCAGCGCCTCCGACGCGGGCAACAAAGACCGCGACATCCGCGAGCAACTGGTCAAAACCGGCCATGTGGACGTGATGGTGGCCATAGGCAACAAATTTTTCTACACCCGCAGCCTGCCCTGCACCCTGTGGTTCTTCGACAAAGGCAAACCCGCCGATGTGCAAGACCAGGTGCTCATGCTCGACGCCCGCAATGTCTATACCGTCGTCTCAGCGCGCTCGCACATCTTCAGCGAGGAGCAACTGGCCAACCTCACGGCCATCGTCTGGCTCTACCGGGGCGAGGACAAAAAATTCCGCGCCCTGGTCGCCCGCTACCAGCAGCAGGTAGGGCAGTGGCTGGGGCACCTGCCCGCACGCATCGCTGCCGACCATGCCGCCGTGCAGGCCCTGGCCGCGCCGCTGGCCGCCTTTGCGAAGGCTGCCACGCTGGCAGAACTCAACGCCGACACCGAGGCCGAGCAGCACATCAGCGCCGCGCAGTGGGATGCCTTCAAAGCCGAACTGACCCAGGCCCAGGCCGAAACCACCACCGCCGCTGAAGTAGAAAAGTTACTCAAAACCTGCAAGGAAACCGAAAGCGCCATTGCCCAGGTGGACGCCAGCCGCCACGCCGCCCAGGTGGCACTGCAAACCACGCTGGAGCAGCTCAGCCCCCAGCTCAAAGCCGCCAGCAAAACCCTGGAGGCGCGGCACAAGCAATGGCTCAAACTGCTGGATGCGGCAGAAAAAAACCTGCGCGCCCGCCAAAGCAAGGCTTGGGACGGCAAAGCCGCCCGCGAAGCCAAACGCGTCCTGCTGGCCGCAGATGCGAAGAAAAACGAAGCCCCCACGGTGCGCGACGAGGTGCTGGAGGCGCTCAAGCAAGCCGCCTACTTCATCGCCCAGGTGCATTGGCTGCACAGCCGCTTTCCAGAAGGCTATTACGCCGATGTGCCCGGCCTGTGCAAAGTCGTCACGCAAGACGACATCGCCGCCAACGACTACTCACTCACCCCCGGCCGCTATGTGGGCGTAGCCCCGGCGCAAGACGACGACGAGGAGGACTTTGCCGAAACCCTGCGGGCGATTCACGAGGAGCTGGCGGAGCTCAATGACAAAGCCGCCGAGCTGGCGGCGCGGATTGCGGGGAATTTGCAGGAGTTGGTGGGATGAGCACCCCCCCCCCAAACCACCCGACCCGCAAACCCGCCGCCGATCTGCTGCGCTCCTCGGCAGCGGAATACCTCACCTTCATTGCCGCCACGGGCGACAACCCGCAGTCGGTGGAAATGCGTTACGAGGACGAGAACATCTGGCTCACCCAAAAAATGATGTCTGCCTTGTACGACGTGACGGTGTCGGCCATCAACCAGCACCTCAAACGCATCTTTGCGGACGCAGAGCTGGAGCCAGCGGCAACCATTAAGAAATACTTAATCGTTCAATCCGAAGGCAGCCGAACCGTCCAGCGCGAGGTCGAGCACTACAACCTGCAAGCCATCATCGCGGTGGGCTTCAAGGTCAATAACGAACGCGCCGTGCAATTTCGCAAGTGGGCGGGGCAGATCGTCAAGGACTACACCATCCAGGGCTGGACGATGGATGTGGAACGCCTGAAAAAAGGCCACCTGTTCAGCGACGCATACTTTGACCGGCAGCTCGAATACATCCGCGAGATTCGCCTATCCGAGCGCAAGTTCTACCAAAAGGTGACGGATTTGTACGCCACCGCCTTCGATTACGACGCCAGTGCGCCAACCACGCGAGCATTCTTCGCCATGGTGCAAAACAAGCTGCATTGGGCCGTACATCGGCACACCGCAGCAGAAGTCATTGTGGCGCGGGCCGATGCCGAGAAAACACACATGGGGCTGACAAACTGGGAAGCCGCACCCCACGGAAAAATCGTCAAATCCGATGTGTTGGTGGCAAAGAACTATCTGGATACGCAAGAGCTGGATTACCTGCAACGCATCGTCAGCATTTATCTGGATTTTGCCGAGTTGCAGGCGGTGCGCAAAATTCCCATGTCCATGCAGGATTGGGCAAAAAGGCTGGATGGATTTCTGGAGTTCAACGGTAGCGAAATCCTCTCCGGCCCGGGCAAAATTTCACACGAACAGGCCAAATTGCATGCTGAAACCGAGTTTGAGAAATACCGCATCGTGCAGGACCGCTTGTTTGTCAGCGATTTTGATCGGCTGCTGATGCGGCTTGAAGGTGGCGAGGGAGGTGGGGAATGAAGGCGTGGATTGCGGGGAATTTGGAAGAGGTGGCGGGATGAGTTGGCGAGAGGTTCAGCTTGGGGATGGCATTCATGTGAA
This DNA window, taken from Acidovorax sp. HDW3, encodes the following:
- a CDS encoding class I SAM-dependent DNA methyltransferase, producing the protein MNIQQLENELWDAADQLRANSKLTAAEYSMPVLGLIFLRHADNRFKAYLPQIQAGIPAQVPAAQRENLIRLGFTGKAAIYLPEAARFDRIASLPQGAQVGEVIDTAMDAIEAQYPVLAGALPRGYAAFEPDLLAELVKIFDRPAIQAATGDVFGRIYEYFLNKFAMSGAQEGGEFFTPPSLVRMIVNVIEPSHGTVLDPACGSAGMFVQTGHFIEDVRNKVANDAVIFHGQEKSDTNTKLARMNLVVHGLDASNIHQGNTFYDQVEKLIGQCDFVMANPPFNVDGVDTKKVESQVDTVENGGRLPFGLPGLNAKTGAISNANSLWIQYFYAYLNATGRAGFVMASSASDAGNKDRDIREQLVKTGHVDVMVAIGNKFFYTRSLPCTLWFFDKGKPADVQDQVLMLDARNVYTVVSARSHIFSEEQLANLTAIVWLYRGEDKKFRALVARYQQQVGQWLGHLPARIAADHAAVQALAAPLAAFAKAATLAELNADTEAEQHISAAQWDAFKAELTQAQAETTTAAEVEKLLKTCKETESAIAQVDASRHAAQVALQTTLEQLSPQLKAASKTLEARHKQWLKLLDAAEKNLRARQSKAWDGKAAREAKRVLLAADAKKNEAPTVRDEVLEALKQAAYFIAQVHWLHSRFPEGYYADVPGLCKVVTQDDIAANDYSLTPGRYVGVAPAQDDDEEDFAETLRAIHEELAELNDKAAELAARIAGNLQELVG
- a CDS encoding virulence RhuM family protein → MSTPPPNHPTRKPAADLLRSSAAEYLTFIAATGDNPQSVEMRYEDENIWLTQKMMSALYDVTVSAINQHLKRIFADAELEPAATIKKYLIVQSEGSRTVQREVEHYNLQAIIAVGFKVNNERAVQFRKWAGQIVKDYTIQGWTMDVERLKKGHLFSDAYFDRQLEYIREIRLSERKFYQKVTDLYATAFDYDASAPTTRAFFAMVQNKLHWAVHRHTAAEVIVARADAEKTHMGLTNWEAAPHGKIVKSDVLVAKNYLDTQELDYLQRIVSIYLDFAELQAVRKIPMSMQDWAKRLDGFLEFNGSEILSGPGKISHEQAKLHAETEFEKYRIVQDRLFVSDFDRLLMRLEGGEGGGE